One region of Sebastes fasciatus isolate fSebFas1 chromosome 1, fSebFas1.pri, whole genome shotgun sequence genomic DNA includes:
- the cox6c gene encoding cytochrome c oxidase subunit 6C, whose amino-acid sequence MSLQKPVMRGLLGKRLRFHLPIAFALSLVAAVAFKYGVTEPRKQAYADFYKQYDAAKEFNAMKEAGVFESVQPSGE is encoded by the exons ATGTCTCTGCAAAAGCCTGTGATGAGGGGGCTGCTGGGAAAGCGTCTGAGGTTTCACTTGCCCATCGCTTTCGCTCTGTCCTTGGTGGCTGCAGTCGCTTTCAAG TACGGAGTGACGGAGCCCAGGAAACAGGCCTACGCTGACTTCTACAAGCAGTACGACGCCGCCAAAGAGTTCAACGCCATGAAGGAAGCCGGCGTCTTTGAGAGCGTGCAGCCCTCCGGGGAGTAA